One window from the genome of Myripristis murdjan chromosome 6, fMyrMur1.1, whole genome shotgun sequence encodes:
- the LOC115360466 gene encoding CD209 antigen-like protein E, whose amino-acid sequence MDRSRRARGERGAWARSSAAALVCLLLLCALLLAAVTALAVQCRFCETGCAMFNNSFYYVSAELKSWEDSRQDCLERGADLVVINSQDEQKFINSFKQTMWLGLSDRGERGNWTWVDGTRLDTGFWGHGEPGSPSTPEREHCAYTYWYNNLNSWSDDKCAKRRHWICEKLLDF is encoded by the exons ATGGACCGTTCCCGACGGGCACGAGGGGAACGCGGGGCatgg gccaggtcatctgccgcagcact agtgtgtctgctgctgctgtgtgctctcCTCTTGGCCGCCGTTACAGCCCTCGCAGTGCAAT GCCGCTTCTGTGAAACTGGATGTGCGATGTTTAACAACAGTTTTTACTACGTTTCTGCTGAACTAAAATCCTGGGAGGACAGCAGACAGGACTGTTTAGAGAGAGGAGCAGACCTCGTTGTCATTAACAGCCAAGATGAACAG AAATTCATTAattctttcaaacaaacaatgtgGCTGGGCCTGAGCGACAGGGGCGAGAGAGGAAACTGGACATGGGTGGACGGCACACGTCTCGACACAGG GTTCTGGGGACACGGCGAGCCCGGCAGCCCCTCCACACCAGAGAGGGAGCACTGTGCTTACACTTACTGGTATAACAACCTGAACAGCTGGAGTGATGACAAATGTGCCAAACGACGTCACTGGATCTGTGAAAAACTGCttgatttttaa